One genomic segment of Occultella kanbiaonis includes these proteins:
- a CDS encoding gluconeogenesis factor YvcK family protein, which translates to MRATAPAWLGAARPDALRVVALGGGHGLAATLAAVRHVTRDVTAVVTVADDGGSSGRLRQELGVLPPGDLRMALSALCDESEWGHIWRDVLQHRFSSDGPLNGHAVGNLLIVALWELLGDSVAGLDLIGQLLGSRGRVLPMASVPLEIEADVELPNGPADQATLVRGQSRVAVTSGRVTKVRLLPEEPPACTEAVASIMGADWVILGPGSWYTSVMPHLLVPGIARALHETSARLALTLNLSPQQGETDGFSAADHLRSLREYAPDLLVDVVIADPGAVEDLDDLSAAAEAVGGAMLLRQVSAGDGTPHHDTLRLAAAYRDAFDRFLSDVGERSR; encoded by the coding sequence ATGAGGGCGACCGCTCCCGCCTGGCTGGGTGCCGCCCGCCCCGACGCCCTGCGTGTGGTTGCCCTCGGCGGCGGGCACGGCCTCGCCGCGACCCTCGCCGCCGTGCGGCACGTGACCCGCGACGTGACCGCCGTGGTGACCGTGGCCGACGACGGTGGATCCTCCGGGAGGCTGCGCCAGGAGCTCGGCGTGCTTCCACCCGGGGACCTGCGGATGGCACTGTCGGCGCTGTGTGACGAGTCCGAGTGGGGCCACATCTGGCGCGACGTCCTGCAGCACCGGTTCTCCTCCGACGGGCCCCTCAACGGGCACGCGGTCGGGAACCTGCTGATCGTGGCCCTGTGGGAACTGCTCGGGGACTCCGTGGCCGGCCTGGACCTGATCGGGCAACTGCTCGGTTCGCGCGGCCGGGTGCTGCCGATGGCCTCCGTGCCGCTGGAGATCGAGGCGGACGTCGAGCTGCCGAACGGGCCGGCCGACCAGGCGACGCTCGTGCGCGGACAGAGCCGGGTCGCGGTGACCTCGGGCCGGGTCACGAAGGTCCGGCTGCTGCCAGAGGAACCGCCCGCGTGCACCGAGGCCGTCGCCTCGATCATGGGGGCCGACTGGGTGATCCTCGGACCCGGCTCCTGGTACACCTCGGTGATGCCGCACCTGCTCGTGCCCGGGATCGCCCGAGCTCTGCACGAGACCTCGGCGCGGCTCGCGCTGACCCTCAACCTCTCCCCCCAGCAGGGCGAGACGGACGGCTTCAGTGCCGCGGACCACCTGCGGTCGCTGCGTGAGTACGCCCCCGACCTGCTGGTCGACGTCGTGATCGCCGATCCGGGTGCCGTCGAGGACCTCGACGACCTCAGCGCCGCCGCCGAGGCCGTCGGCGGCGCCATGCTGCTGCGCCAGGTCTCCGCGG